CGGATCGCCAACCTCGAAATCGAACAGCCGGGCGTTCATCCGGGCGAACGCGCGCAGGGCGGCGTTAGCGACGCGACCGCCGTGCGGGGCGAAGTTGGCGACGACCACGGCGTCCGCGAGTTCGCACCACCGACAGACGACCGCGTACGGGTCCGGAAACAGCGACGTGACGAACGTGGCGAGCACGCCGTCGGCCCGCGAGATCGGCGGCCGCGTCGCGTCGCCGCGAACGACTGAGACGTTCGTCCAGCCGCGTCGCTCGATGAGTCCCCGCGCCCGTTCGAGCATCGGCTCGGTGACGTCGACGCCGACGACCCGCCCGTCGGGGCCGACAGCCTCCCGAAGCGCGGGGAGGTTGACGCCGGGACCGCAACCGAAGTCGACGGCGGTGTCGCCCGGTTCGAGATCCAGCGCCGCGACGCAGCCGGCGCGGACGCCGCCGATCGACGCCGTCGCTCGCGCGAACCAGTCGTAGACCGGTGCCCACGAGCCGTACTCGCGCATAATCCGGCGGGCCGATTCGGGGTCGAACGAGGGGCGGTCCTCGCTTCCGTC
This DNA window, taken from Halobellus sp. LT62, encodes the following:
- a CDS encoding class I SAM-dependent methyltransferase yields the protein MNPSDGSEDRPSFDPESARRIMREYGSWAPVYDWFARATASIGGVRAGCVAALDLEPGDTAVDFGCGPGVNLPALREAVGPDGRVVGVDVTEPMLERARGLIERRGWTNVSVVRGDATRPPISRADGVLATFVTSLFPDPYAVVCRWCELADAVVVANFAPHGGRVANAALRAFARMNARLFDFEVGDPLCQLAERTEACRRALADCLDRVVSRDYVFGTIRLHAGYS